Below is a genomic region from Candidatus Binataceae bacterium.
TTACCCCATTCGTCCCGCGAGTGCCCTGAACCCAAACTTCCCTGAATTTCCGTGAATGACCCTGTGGACGATTTCTGGCAAATTTCTGGCAAATTCGGCGGGAATAGGGGAGATATCCACAGATCGCGAGGGAGAGATCAAAACACGAAAACCCCTGCGAGAGAACGGGTTTCATCACTCTGTCTCCTCGTCATTCTCACCCCGAATCGAGTTGCCAAGCACAAGGTCGTCGGTTCGAAACCGATCACCCACTCCAGTTATCCCCAACAGAAACAGACGATTCTTTGCGCAACCACTGCGCGCTCCCCGGATTGACGCGTGTCATTGGCGCTGGATATCCTTGAGTTATGGCTATGAAGCTCGTGGAGGGCGAAATCGTCGCGATTCACGGTGCCAGCAAGCTGCTCAGGCAAGCCTTCGCGCGCGCGGCCGAGGCGTGGCCCGAGCACGAGCAGGACGAATTTGCCCGGTGGCTGCTCGATGCGATTGAAAACGACGAGGGTTGCTGGGAGGCGGCGCTCGGCGACACCACGAAATTGCAAAAGCTCGCCGATCAGGCAATCGCGGACATCCGCACGGGGCGCAGCAAACCTCTCGATTCCGATAAGCTCTGATCTCTGAGACGACACCGGCGTTCTGGCGCGCTTACGCGAAGCTGCCGCAGCACGTCAGGAACCTGGCGCGAGTAGCGTACGCGCTCTTCAGCAGCGACCCGAACCATCCGAGTTTGAATTTCAAACCAGTCCGAGCGATGCCCTCGGTCTATTCCGTAAGAATCACCCTGTCGTATCGCGCACTCGCGATCGTTGAGGGCGATAAGGTCACCTGGTTCTGGATTGGTTCGCACGCGGATTACACGAGGCTTATCCCTTAGAGTGCAAGCCGCCGCGCGCATTGCGCCGCAGCGCGCCACGTCGCGTGGCGCGTTCGGCGCACGACCGACCGATCTACCCCTAGCCAAGGTTCGACGACTTATTTCATTTCGTTAAAGCCGGGGCAGGGGAAGGTCCTACCGTAAGGAAGAATATAGAAGACAGAACAAGATTCCGTGAGCGCCATCTGTTCGTTCAAGATAGTGTTGTAATAGATGCAGGTGTGCATCATGAATCCCGCTTGGCGGTTGGCCAATGCCTCAAGCTTCTCAGTCGAGTATGACTCTTTGAAGGATACCGGCCAGCTATCATCAGTAGTCTGCCCTGCTTGCATGGCCCCGATCTGGACGGCATCGTCCGGCGGCTTTACTGGACAGTGCTTGATCCCTGGAAGCATCCTGCCGAACAAATGATAGTCGCCTGTGTAGGCAATGTTCAGCGCTGGTGTCTTGCCAACGTTTTGAACTCTGAGCCCTATGGCGGCTCCGCGCCGGATGTTGAGCGGGTCGATTTTGGTGCAAAGTCAACGATTACGAGCCAGCTCCTGACGCCAGCATTCATTGCTGATACTGAGTCAACCATTGCCCCAGCCTGTATGGTCGCGTAGTACGCGTAGATTCCTACGCCTAACATCGTTAATAAGTTGACTACGAACGTCAGACAGGGAAGCCAGCGCCGAACGGTGTGCCGTTTGAATTGCGATGATTGCACGCGTGCAGAGGCTGGGTTTTTCTAGCGCGGCAGTCTCTCGTCTCGCTCATGTTTGTCTTGCGGCCTGCACAGCCAAGAAAGTTCCATTTTCGGACCTCTTTGCCGTCGTTGCCCTCGCACGCCCGCCCTTCGCGTATCGCTCATATTCTTTCAAAATAAGCAGCTTGTTTCTGCGACTCCGGCATGAACGTGCCGTCGAAATAACGCCATGCAGTTTTTGCTCGAGCGAGGCTCCCCGCGCGGCCGCGACGCGGGGGCGGTAGGGCCGCGCGCATTGCTTCAGCGAATCGTTCTATGGCGGCTCCGATGACAGGTGCTGCTTGCGCGGCGGCGCCGATGTGCGCCGTCAAGATTCGAAGGTTGCGCTCGCCTTCCAGCCGCCCTCGCAAAGCATTTTGTTCGCGTTCAAGTCGCTGGATGTTCGACGTCAACTATTTTTGCCGGCGCAAATTTAATTGTCGTTGATCACGCTGGACGCGCGCGAGCAGCGCTCTGGTCGTAGTCTCTCTGGTCGGTCGAAGGCGCATCGTTGAAACCAGAGCATCACGCTGGAATTGTAGACACGACAAGGAAGCTCAGAAAGCGTGGCCCTTTCGACTTGTCCACATCGCTGGCGCCGGAGTGTTTGGCGAACCGTTTGGCGCACTGGAACGTCGCTCGGGCGGTTCGCCTTGAGCGGGCCTGTGTGGTTGCGGGCAGTTCGCCCTCGGCCAGCCCTGCCACGATTGTGAGCATGCCAACTTTTGTGGACCCTCGATGCCACTAAAAATGACAGCAACGTCGCCTCAAGAGGCTGTTTTTGCGATCTAAAGCTTCGCGAACTCGAGCATAGTTATTGCTTCACGCAACCTGCAGGCTTGCGGCGAAAATCGCCCCTTACCGAAAAGGATGTCAACAATGATTGCACGGATTCCAAAGGCGCTTGAACCAGGAAAGCTCGCAATTCCAGCGAGCCTGGTTGTCCTTGCTTTGCTCGTGTTCGCGCCTCAGACGTGGGCGCAGACATCTGTCGGTAGGGTGGGTGTGGTCGACGGCAATGTGACCATCGTTCGGACTGGCAAGTCGATTCCGACGGCTGCCGGCACCGTTCTCCAGGTTGGCGACAAACTTACGACCGGGCCAAAGAGCCACCTGACCATAAACCTCACCGACGGCAGTCAGTTGGAATTGGATGAGTCCGGCACCCTGGTGCTGACGGAATATGTTCTGAATCCCGACGGGTCGCGAGCGAGTACCAAGCTGACTCTGCTGGGAGGACTGGTGCGCAGTCTCGTTCATCTCGGCCCAAGCAGCACGCCTAACTTCGAAGTCCACACGCCCAACGCCGTCGCCTCCGCGCGCGGCACCATGTTCGACGTTGCGTATCACGAGGGTCAGCCGCCCCCTGCGATGCCGTAAACAGAGGCGCATACCTCAGCAAGAAAAGTGCCCCGCTCGAGCAGCTGCTGCGGGCGGGGTTTTTCTGATTCTCTCCACGGGTCGGAAAGCTGTCCGCCTCGTGAGATACGTGTCCCGCGGCGATTTTCCTTCCGATCTCGATCGCCCTCTCAACGTGCAGGCGTCAATTTCATCGGCGTGCCGGAACTGCTCTGGCTGGCGTCCTTCAGGCGAGGGTCGTCGCTGGCAATACAGGTGGCCACCGAGCCATCGAACTGTAAGTTGCCGCCGCTCTGGGTCACCAGCGTCATCGCCATACCCTTGTAATTGCCCTGATACTCCACAAGCGACTTGCGCGCGACCGCACAGACCCCTGCGGAATCGAACGACTGATATACAACCCACTCTGATAGCGGAGCGTTCAACTTGCCCCAAGGCGGCATCATCAGGTACCAGCCCACGGCCGCAAGCGCCACGGCATTTTGGAGTCTCACGCCTGCTACTTCTCCTTCAGCCGCGAGTCGTCGCTCGCGACGCACATGAAATCGGGACGCGGGCCGTACTTTCCAGCCTTCCGCGCTCGGCTCTCAAGCTTCAACTTCCACTCCCTGCAGGCTGCCGCGCTACCAAACCTGCGAAAGACTCTCCATTCCGAGATGGGTGCCTGAGTGTCGGGCTGCGCCCCGCCGTGCACAGGGGGAAGCATCAGGTACCAGCCGACCATGGCGAGCATTGCAGCGTGGCGACAGTTCATCGTTATTAGCAGAGCCTCGTCTTTATTGGCAGGGCCTCGTCTTTATTGGCAGAGCCTCGACTTCACGGAGCGCCGACGCCAACATTTTCGATCCGAGGATGCAGGCCATTCAAGGCCGGCGATGACGGCTGCGTATTCACCTGTGCAGCACGAACAGAAGTCCAAACGCCAAAGTTGGAAACCGAGTAAAGAACCGATCCAACGTCTGGCGGGCCCGAATGGATATGCCGCCTTCGATTGCGTGCATAATCGACCAGCCTTTCAAATCGAGGGTTTTGAACCCGTTCGCACGGAAGAGCGCCTGCCATTCGCTGCTCGCGGTAATGCGGATGTGATTCAGATCGATCATCAGATCCGATCTCACGGTCGGCGATGGACCCGGATAGCTACAGGGTGGTTTACCCAGCAACAGCCGCAGGCGTGAGCGCCAGTACGCGAGGTTCGGAGTGGTGACGATAAGAAATCCGTCCGCTGCGAGAATGCGCGACAACTCCGCCATGAAACCGTCGGTGTCGATGATGTGCTCGATGATGTCGGCTGCGACAACCACGTTGAACTCAGCGTCGGACGCCGGGCACCGCTCCAGGCCAGCCGACCATCGACGGGCCTCGAGCCCGCGAGCAGCGGCTGCCGCCAGAGCGCCGTCCGAGGTGTCGAATCCGACGGCTCTTTCGAAGCCTGTGCGATATTGCTCGGTGGCGAATCCCGTGAAACATCCAATGTCCGCCAGCGCGCCACGCTTCGGAATACCCTGGATGATAACTTTTGGGAGTTCGACTTTCTCTCGCTGCCAGCGGAAATGCTCCGCTTCAGCCGAAATCAGTTCGTTGAAGGCGGCGCGATTGCGCGCCAATTGTGCCATCGTCGGAGATTGTGGCCTCGACCATCCGGGCTCTCCTCAACTAACGCACGTCTTGAGCGAAAGGCGCCTGTCCGTCCCGTGCAGCCTCGGCTTCGGAAACGCCGTGCGGCGCGGAGAAGGCGATGTTCGCGCGGAAATCTGGCACCAGGCCTGCATCATACCGTTAAGCGCAGGAATCAGAAATCAGGCCTTTTTTTCGCTGTCCAGGGCCGATCGCCGCGCCTGGTCCTTGGATTCACCGCGGCCGGCGCAGCCGGTTTTGGCGCAACCGCGAATTCGCTAGACTCGAAGTCTCGAACGTCTTCGTCCCGCAGAATAAACCTGCTCCAGGAATGCGGGCGTCGCCTATGAAACCCAGACGCCCGATCGGTCGTTAAGGTAAGACAGGAAAATGATTCGTTTGAAGGTCAATGGCGTCGAGCGTTCGTTTGACGGCGATCCAACGATGCCTCTGCTCTGGTATCTGCGCGACGAACTGGCGCTGACCGGCACCAAGTTCGGCTGCGGGATGTCATTGTGCGGGGCCTGCACGGTGCATCTCAACGGCAAGGCGGTGCGCTCCTGCGTCACTCCGATGCGCCTGACCGAAAGCGCCCAGGTCGTCACGATCGAGGGGATCTCGGCAAACGGCACGCATCCAGTCCAGCTCGCCTGGATGCAAATTAACGTTCCTCAGTGCGGCTATTGTCAATCGGGACAGATCATGTCGGCGGTGGCGCTGCTCGATACGAATCGCAATCCCAGTGACGCCCAGATCGACGAAGCGATGTCGGGCAACATATGCCGCTGCGGAACCTATCAGCGGATACGCGCGGCCATAAAGGCCGCCGCAGGGACGTCGCGTGAGCAAAAGTAGGCATCGGGCGAGCGCAATCGCGCCAGGCGGGATCCAAAACGTCAGCCGGCGCCGCTTCCTCAAGGGCGTGCTCTCGGCCGGCGCGCTGATACTGAGCGTGCGCCTGCTTCATCGCACGACGAGCGCGGCAAGTCCGATTTCGATCGGCATGACGCACGCCGACCGCGCGACGCTCCATCCGAGCGCCTTCGTCGGCATCGAGTCCGACGGCACGGTCTATATCGTCGCGCATCGCTCCGAGATGGGAACCGGCATCCGCACCTCGCTGCCGCTGGTGGTCGCAGACGAGCTTGACGCCGATTGGACGCGGGTGAAGCTGGAGCAGGCGATCGGCGACTGGCGCTACGGCGGGCAGGACACCGACGGCTCTCACTCGATCCGCGATTTCTTCGACGTGATGCGAGAGGCCGGGGCAACCGCGCGCGCAATGCTGATCGAGGCGGCCGCGGCGCGATGGAAGGTGAGGCCAGCCGAGTGCGAAACCGACCTGCACGAGGTGATTCATCGTCCGACCGGCCGCAAGTTCGGATACGGGGCGCTGGCTGCGGACGCCGCGAAGTTCCCTGTGCCGGACAGGCGGACGCTCAAGCTGAAAACCAAAAGCCAGTGGCGCTATATCGGCAAGGGGCATCCCAGCTACGACCTCGCTCCGATCTGTACCGGGCAGGCCGTGTACGGCATGGACGCCCGGATGGACGGGATGGCGTATGCCGCCGTGATGCATCCGCCGGTCCTGGGCGGCAAGATCAAGTCCTATGACGACAAGGAAGCACTGAAGGTAAAGGGCGTGCGCCAGGTCGTCACGATCGATCCGTTCAAGTCGGCGCCCGGGTTTCAACCCCTTGGCGGTGTCGCGGTGCTCGCCGACAACACGTGGGCGGCGTTCCAGGGGCGCAGGAAGCTCACGGTCGAGTGGGACAACGGTCCCAATGCGGCTTACAACTCCGCGCAGTACAAAAAGGACCTCTTCGAGACCGTTCGCGCGCCGGGGAAGGTCGCGCGCACCGCGGGCGACGTCGATGCCGAGTTCAAAAAAGGCGGCCGCGCGATCGAGGCGGAGTACTATGTGCCGCATCTCGCGCATGCGCCGATGGAACCGCCGGCCGCGGTCGCGGAATATCGCAACGGCAAGGTGACCGCGTGGACCTGCACGCAGAACCCGCAAGCAGTGCAGGACATCGTCTCGCAACAATTGAGTATTCCGCGCGACAACGTTATCTGCCATGTGACGCTGCTCGGCGGCGGGTTCGGGCGCAAGTCGAAACCCGACTACGTTGCGGAAGCCGCTGTGCTCTCAAAGAAGATCGGAGGCCCGGTGAAGGTCGTGTGGAGCCGCGAGGACGATATCAAGTTTGGCTATTACCACACGGTGTCGGCGATGTATATGAAGGCCGCGCTCGGCGCCAACGGGATGCCGACCGCGTGGCTGCAGCGCTCGGCGTTCCCGCCCATCGCGTCGACCTTCAAGGAGGGCGAACTTTACGGCGGGGCCGGCGATCTGAGCCTGGGATGGACCGATATCCCGTATGACATCCCTAACCTGCGCGTGGAAAACGGTCCGGCGAAAGCATACGTGCGAATCGGATGGCTACGCTCGGTCGCCAACATATATCACGCGTTCGCAGTCCAGTCATTTTCCGATGAGTTGGCGCACGCGGCCGGCCGCAATCCGGTTGACTATTTGCTCGAGCTGATTGGCCCGGCGCGGATAATTGATTTGAAGGGAACTGACTATACGAACTACGGCGCGCCATATTCGTACTATCCGATAGACACCGGCCGGATGCGCCGCGTGGTCGAATTAGCGGCCGAGAAGGCAGACTGGGGTAAACGCAAGATGGGGAACGGGACCGGCATGGGTATCGCGGTCCATCGAAGCTTCCTCACCTACGTGGCGACGGTGGTCGAAGTCGAAGTCGACGGCGGCGGCAAGCTCCGGATTCCGCGCGTACACACCGCGGTCGATGCGGGTCTGATCGCCAATCCAGAAGCGGCTCGCGCCCAGTTCGAGGGCGCGGCGGTCTTCGGCGCGAGCCTTGCGCGCACAGGTGAGATCACCGCGACCGGTGGGATAATCGATCAATCGAACTTCCACGACTACCGGGTCGCCCGGATGCCCGAAGCTCCGCAACGCACGGACGTCTACTTCATCGAAGACGGCGCCCCGCCCGCGGG
It encodes:
- a CDS encoding FecR family protein, encoding MIARIPKALEPGKLAIPASLVVLALLVFAPQTWAQTSVGRVGVVDGNVTIVRTGKSIPTAAGTVLQVGDKLTTGPKSHLTINLTDGSQLELDESGTLVLTEYVLNPDGSRASTKLTLLGGLVRSLVHLGPSSTPNFEVHTPNAVASARGTMFDVAYHEGQPPPAMP
- a CDS encoding methyltransferase domain-containing protein; this encodes MAQLARNRAAFNELISAEAEHFRWQREKVELPKVIIQGIPKRGALADIGCFTGFATEQYRTGFERAVGFDTSDGALAAAAARGLEARRWSAGLERCPASDAEFNVVVAADIIEHIIDTDGFMAELSRILAADGFLIVTTPNLAYWRSRLRLLLGKPPCSYPGPSPTVRSDLMIDLNHIRITASSEWQALFRANGFKTLDLKGWSIMHAIEGGISIRARQTLDRFFTRFPTLAFGLLFVLHR
- a CDS encoding (2Fe-2S)-binding protein, whose translation is MIRLKVNGVERSFDGDPTMPLLWYLRDELALTGTKFGCGMSLCGACTVHLNGKAVRSCVTPMRLTESAQVVTIEGISANGTHPVQLAWMQINVPQCGYCQSGQIMSAVALLDTNRNPSDAQIDEAMSGNICRCGTYQRIRAAIKAAAGTSREQK
- a CDS encoding molybdopterin cofactor-binding domain-containing protein, giving the protein MSKSRHRASAIAPGGIQNVSRRRFLKGVLSAGALILSVRLLHRTTSAASPISIGMTHADRATLHPSAFVGIESDGTVYIVAHRSEMGTGIRTSLPLVVADELDADWTRVKLEQAIGDWRYGGQDTDGSHSIRDFFDVMREAGATARAMLIEAAAARWKVRPAECETDLHEVIHRPTGRKFGYGALAADAAKFPVPDRRTLKLKTKSQWRYIGKGHPSYDLAPICTGQAVYGMDARMDGMAYAAVMHPPVLGGKIKSYDDKEALKVKGVRQVVTIDPFKSAPGFQPLGGVAVLADNTWAAFQGRRKLTVEWDNGPNAAYNSAQYKKDLFETVRAPGKVARTAGDVDAEFKKGGRAIEAEYYVPHLAHAPMEPPAAVAEYRNGKVTAWTCTQNPQAVQDIVSQQLSIPRDNVICHVTLLGGGFGRKSKPDYVAEAAVLSKKIGGPVKVVWSREDDIKFGYYHTVSAMYMKAALGANGMPTAWLQRSAFPPIASTFKEGELYGGAGDLSLGWTDIPYDIPNLRVENGPAKAYVRIGWLRSVANIYHAFAVQSFSDELAHAAGRNPVDYLLELIGPARIIDLKGTDYTNYGAPYSYYPIDTGRMRRVVELAAEKADWGKRKMGNGTGMGIAVHRSFLTYVATVVEVEVDGGGKLRIPRVHTAVDAGLIANPEAARAQFEGAAVFGASLARTGEITATGGIIDQSNFHDYRVARMPEAPQRTDVYFIEDGAPPAGIGEPGVPPFAPALCNAIFAATGRRIRELPLSRHQIG